A region of the Leptospira venezuelensis genome:
TCGGTCTTAGATTAAAGGAATTGCGGATTGAAAGGAACCTTTCTCAGGAAGATCTAGATTCTGGCGATGATGGAATTCCTTATCGAACGATACAGAATATTGAAGCGGGAAGATCTAGTATAAATCTCCGAACAATCTACAAGATTTGTAGAAAGCTAAAGGTCAATGCAATGGAACTGTTTGATTTAGAAAAGCTGAGTAATCATCCACCCAAAAAAAGAGCCCGCAAGAAGACACTATATAAGAAAGTGACTACAAAAAGTAATTTAAATAAGTAAAGTTATCTTACTTGAGGTCACTTAGAATCGGCACCCGATTAACTCAGGAAGATATGGATGAAGGAGATTTGGCTGTTCGTTTCAGAACGATTCAAGAAATATAGAATGGTCGAACTAATCCGAATGTAAATACTTTGTTTCGTATTTCTAAAAGATTAAAAGTTAAACCGAAGGATTTATTTGATTTTTGACTGTTTAAATGAGCAACATTTTGTCATAGTATATCTCATTATAAAGATCTTCTTTTATCTAAATTCCATCAACTCGCCTAAATCAATATAATTGAAAGGCTTATTTAATATTACATCTACGATTTTGATCATCTCAGCTCCTGTTACCATTCTTTTGAATTCATTTTTAAACGCTTCGTATTAACTATTTGCTAAGCAATCGAAATTTCGTTCATTATTAGATTATTCTGTATTTTCAATTGACATTATATTTTTTGAAAGGATTTCATACATACGACTGCCTATGGATTTTAAAAGTAAAATAAGAAAGTTAGTATGGGACTTTGAAAATGAAAATACATGGAAAAGTTCAGAAGAACATATTCAAACTTTATTCACTTCTAGACTTTTAGAGATATTAGGATACAGAGTCGGTAATATTCGAATTAACAAAGGCCAAGAAGTAAAAACTGGTAAAATACCTGATATACTATTACTAAATGATTCAGGGAA
Encoded here:
- a CDS encoding helix-turn-helix transcriptional regulator translates to MDFTTFRRKVGLRLKELRIERNLSQEDLDSGDDGIPYRTIQNIEAGRSSINLRTIYKICRKLKVNAMELFDLEKLSNHPPKKRARKKTLYKKVTTKSNLNK